GATCTTCCCGCCAAGCTGGATATAGGGAATCCGTCCTTGGTCCCTGTAATCCTGCAGGCACCTGCGGCTGATCTTCAACATCCCGGAAAGCTCCCTGTCGGTCAGGAACCGTTCCCCGTTGAAGGGAGGACGGTTGTCACGGGCAAGACGTTCCACTTTTTTCTCCATGTCGTCCAGCAGGGCAAAGAACCTGCGGACACGTTCGTTCTCCTTGTCGATAATGCCTTCCATCTCTTCCGCTCTTTAAAGGTTTCCGTTCTTCCTTCTTTCTCTCACCTCCTTCTCCTTGCGTCTGATGCCGACGTAGGCCATCAGCTTCTCCACATCCCCGGGCTTGTAATAGAACTTGCGCTGGAGGCGGGTGAACGCCAGCCGTCCGGTATCGCGGAGAGTCTGCAGGGTACGCGGCGAGATGTCAAGGCGCAGGCAGACATCCTGGCCGTCCAGTCACTCTCCGGGTTCCTTACAGCGGTTTCTCTCATACAATCTGTCCACACGTGCGGACAGGTTCTCGGCGCGCGCCAGCATCCTCTCAAGGACACCGGCCTCGATGTAGCATATTTCCATATTTTCAACTCGTTTAAATATCAGTGCGAATATAAGGGAAGAAACCATGAGAGGCAAGCACGACCGGCACACTGGCAGGAATAGTCATGGATAGTCGGTTTTTGTCATATGGGAAGGAAAAAGAAAGCCGAAGCAGGTCTGGATCCACTACCCCCTTTGGGTATGTGAAAGGAACGTTGTGGTGAAAGAAAAAACTCCTTTTCACACATGGATGAGGCAATGCCGGAAGTCCGGCAATAAAAAATGTGGCTTCTCTATCCGGGTAAATGCCATGATTACAGACTTCTTCCTGTTCCTATACCATCAGGTCGGTTACCTTCAGGTTAACAACTTATCCAACCTGTGATAGATCCGGATGTGAAAAGATTACTTTGGCTGGCTATTACAATATAATAAGTAGAATCATGTCAAATCTACTGCTGCTATTGTTTGTTGATAATGGCTGGCAGTAGAACAAACTTTCGTTAAACCAATACGTTCATTCTTTATTATCAAGTTTTTAGACTACCTTTGTATTTTATTAACTCATTTACCAAACATTATGGGACTACTCAAACCGAATCAAGTTTTGAACAAAGCATATAGACAGGTTGCGATTGAAACAACAGATTTTGACTTATTCAAAAATGCCCTTCGCACATTGAGAGACAATATTGTGGATGGGCAAAGAGAACACACGCAAAAAGAACATTTACGTAATTTTCTGAGTGAAACGTTCTACAAGCCATACTACATGGCTCCCGAAGAAGATATTGATTTGGCTATCCGATTGGATAAAACTATCAAGTCCAATATAGGGTTATTGATTGAAGTAAAGAGTACCACCAACAAAGGTGAGATGATTTCTAATGACAATCTTAATCGTAAGGCTTTGCAGGAATTATTGCTATACTATCTTAAAGAACGTGTCAATAAGAAGAACAATGATATTAAATATCTCATCGCTACTAATATTCATGAATTCTTTATTTTTGATGCCCATGAGTTTGAACGCAAATTCTATCAGAACAAACAATTACGTCGTGAGTTTCAAGACTTTGTGGATGGACGCAAAACCAGTAACAAAACCGATTTCTTCTATACTGAAATTGCAACAACCTATATTGAGGAGGTGAAAGATAGCCTTGAATACACTTACTTCAACTTACAAGACTATCAACACCTGCTTGATAGAACAGACGGTAGCGCTTCACGCAAACTTATCGAACTTTATAAGATATTCAGCGATACACATCTTTTGAAGCTATCGTTCCAAAATGACAGCAATTCGCTCAACCGTGGATTCTACACTGAGCTGCTACACATTATTGGTATTGAGGAACGCAAAGAGAATAATAAAACCGTGATTGTACGCAAAGCTGTGGAACGGCGTGACGAGGCTTCATTACTAGAGAATACTATTAACCAACTGGATGCAGAAGATTGTTTGCGTCACATAAATGGTAGTTTGTATGGGAATGATTATGAGGAACGGTTATTCAATGTTGCAATGGAATTGTGTATTACTTGGATGAATCGTATCCTTTTCTTGAAACTGTTGGAGGCTCAGATGTTGAAATACCACAATGGAGATGCAATCTATAAATTTCTTTCAATAACTAAGATTCATGACTATGATGATCTCAACACACTCTTTTTCCAAGTGCTTGCACGTGACATGGGCAGTCGCACACACTCCATTATGCGTGATTTTGCTTACGTTCCCTATCTTAACAGTTCTCTTTTCGAGGTGACAGATTTGGAAAGTAAAACAATTAAGATAAACAGCCTTTCACAACGTACGGTACTTCCTGTCTTGGCGAGTAGCGTATTACGAAATAAAAAACGCAATCTACAAGTCAACGCATTACCCACCCTGCAATATTTGTTTGCTTTTCTCGACGCTTATAACTTTGCGAGCGAAGGCAGTGAAGAAGTGCAAGAAGAGGCTAAAACACTCATCAATGCTTCTGTTTTAGGGCTTATATTCGAGAAAATAAATGGTCACAAGGATGGTTCAGTATTCACTCCAGGCTTTATCACTATGTTCATGTGCCGTGAAGCAATCACCAAGACCGTGTTGCAAAAGTTTAATGGTTATTATGGCTGGAATTGTACCACCCGTATAGAACTATACAACCATATTGACAATATAGTCGAAGCTAATGAACTAATTAACAGTTTGCGACTGTGTGATCCAGCTGTTGGTTCGGGTCACTTTCTTGTGTCTGCTCTCAATGAACTGATACTCTTGAAATACGAATTAGGTATTTTGGTAGATGCTACCGGTAAGCGTATCCGCAAAGCGGACTATCAACTTGCCATTGAAAATGACGAGCTGATTGTTACCGATACCGAAGGTAATTTATTTGCTTACAACCCACTCAATGCGGAAAGTCGCCGCATGCAGGAAACTCTTTTCAAGGAGAAGCGTCAAATCATTGAGAACTGTTTATTTGGCGTTGATATTAACCCCAACTCTGTGAAGATTTGCCGCCTACGACTGTGGATTGAATTGTTGAAGAATGCTTACTATACGGCTGAAAGTAATTACACTTATTTAGAAACCTTACCAAATATCGACATTAACATCAAATGTGGAAATTCTTTGCTTCACCGATTCGCTTTGACAGACAGTATTCAGACCGTACTGCGAGAGTCTAGTATCAGCATCAGCCAATATAAGGAGGCTGTAGCTAAATATAAAAATGCCCAAAGTAAAAGCGAAAAGCAGGATTTGGAAACGTTTATAACAGAAATCAAGTCGAAACTGAAAACAGAGATCAACCGCCGGGATGCACGATTGGTTAGATTGAACAAACGCCGCTCTGAGTTGGCAAACTTACAAGCGCCTCAACTGTTTGAACCGACAAAAAAGGAAAAGAAAGCGTCGGACAAGCGCATTGCCGATTTAAAGAAAGAAATTGCGACTTTAGAAAATATATTTGAGGAAATACGCTCCAACAAAATTTATCTTGGTGCATTCGAATGGCGTATAGAGTTTCCAGAAGTACTCGATGCCGAAGGCAACTTCTTGGGATTTGACTGTATCATTGGCAATCCACCTTACATTCAGTTACAATCTATGGGTAAGAGTGCCGATGTATTAGAATGCATGGGTTACATAACTTATGCACGCACTGGTGATATTTACTGCCTCTTCTATGAGTTGGGTATGAACCTGCTTACTCCCAATGGTTTTCTTTGCTATATCACGTCTAATAAATGGATGCGTGCAGGGTATGGTGAAGCCTTGCGAGGTTATTTCGCAAGCAAGACCAATCCTATTATGTTGGTAGATTTTGCAGGTATAAAAATATTCGATGCAATAACGGTAGAAGCAAATATTCTTTTATCTCAAAAAGCAGCAAATATTTTTAACACACAAGCTTGTTTGGTACAAGATTCGAATGGCTTGAATAATTTGAGCGATTTCGTGCAGCAACAAGGCGTGAAGTGTAACTTTGCAGATTCTATCCCATGGGTGATATTGTCTCCCATTGAACAGAGCATCAAGCAGAAGATTGAGTCTGTGGGAATACCCTTGAAGGATTGGAACATCCAAATCAACTATGGGATAAAAACTGGTTTCAATGATGCTTTTATCATTTCTACCGAAAAGCGTGATGAGATACTAGCGAATTGTCAAACAGAAGATGAACGTGTTCGGACGGCTGAACTTATACGACCGATTCTTCGTGGCAGGGATATCAAGAGATATGAATATGAATGGGCGGACTTGTGGATTATAGCCACATTTCCTTCGCGGCATTATGATATAGAAAGTTATCCTGCGGTGAAAAATTATCTTCTGTCAATTGGCATAGAGCGTTTAGAACAAACAGGAGAAACTCATATTGTTAATGGCAAAAAAATAAAAGCCCGAAAGAAAACTAGTAACGAGTGGTTTGAAACACAAGATAGCATCAGTTATTGGGAGGATTTTTCTAAGCCAAAAATCATATGGGGAGAAATATCTGATAAATCAAAATTTGCTTTCGACTTTTTGGGAGAATATATACCAGAAGCAACTTCTTTTTACATGAAAGGCGAGTGTATTGAATACCTTTTGTCTGCTTTAAATTCGTCCGTGTCTGAATGGTTGTTTTCTAAAGTAGGGACAACTACAGGAGTAGGGACTATTAGATGGAAAAAGTATACCATAGAACAGCTTATTGTTGCTAAGCTATCTACTGAACAACTAAATACTCATCTTGCTGCTTTCAATGATTTGAAAGTAGGCAAGATGAGCATTACGGATTTTGAATGTTTTAGCAATAAGTTGATGTATGATGTTTATAAACTTACCTCAGATGAAATTCAATATATTGAAAACCAGCAAATTGTCTAAATAGACTTTCGGAGTGAAGAAACAAATGAATGTAGAAAATTAGTTTCTTCACTCGTGAATCCATATATCATTGAAACCAAACCCTCTATTTTAGAGTCAATAAATGGTAGATTGATATTTTTAGACTTATTAGTCAAAACGGGTGCTGAAACGCCTCAAAAACAGGAAAACGCCACGCTATAGGTCAAAACGGGTGCCGATAGCGTGGCATTCTATTTGATTTTCAGTATATTTTGGCATTTGAAAATATAGAAATTGCATTATGAACAAAAAAATGCCCGACATGCAATTCCCCCATTGTAAAGAAGGACGGAAAACGCAAAAGCGTCCAACGATACAAGTGCATGGTTTGTGGACGCCGCTTCAGCGGCGGGCGTGATTTTACAAAAGAAGACATCTGGGAGATGTACCTGCACGGCAAGCAGACAATAGCCCAGATCAGTGAAACTACAGGTCTCAGTGCTTCGACCGTGACACGTCGGCTTGCCTCCATTTCGTTCAGCTGGGAACAGCCTAGGATCAAAGGAAGCGGTGTGATACATCTCGACGCCACGTATTTTGGGCGCAATACAGGAGTGCTGCTGGCTCTGGAAAGCGGAAGCGGCAGACTTCTTTACATGAAGCATATCGCCCACGAGCACATCAGTGATTACGAGGACGCTGTGAAACATATAGTAGGATGCGGGTATGCCATTCAGGGGATTGTCATTGATGGTTTTCAAAAGCTGTTTACCGTCCTTTCGGAATACAGAATACAGATGTGCCAGTTCCACATGGTGGCGATAATAAGAAGAAAACTGACCAAGAATCCGCAACTTGAGGCAGGAAAGGAGTTATTGGATCTTGCATACCGTCTAAAAGACATGAATGAAAGTGCATTCGTCAGTGCATTTGAGAAATGGAAGAGGAAATGGCATGACTTCCTGAAAGAAAAGACGGTCAACGAGATTACCGGACGCACGATATATACCCATCAACGGCTCAGATCTGCCATGGTCAGCATATCGACCTACCTTCCTTTTTTGTTTACATACGAGAAAGTCAGAGGTATGCCCAACACAAACAATATGATCGAAGGCACATTCACCGACATGAAGAAAGCCTTGCGGAATCATCCGGGAATGATTGAGGAAAACCGCAAGCGGATGATGAACGGGTTTTTCTTGGCATATGCCAAATTGCATAATGAAAAAGGAGACAACCGCTAAGGCCATCTCCTGAATCGCATTATGCATATTGGACGGCTTTATTCCTGGCGGAGGTGCTCCCCAGCAGAGCTCCGTTACGCTTTAAGCCGCAATGCAAAATAACAAAATACAGATGAATCCACCAAAAACGGGTGCCATTTTCAGCACCCGTTTTGACCTATAGAGCGAAAGCGCTCGCATCAAATATGTGTTCAAAAGTTTTGAATGGTCATATCATACTGACAGACACCAGTATTACAACGATTTTAGCACCCGAAATGACCTATACGCCTATTTTTATTTATTATACTGTTTGCAAGTTCTGCTAATTCAATGAGTTCTATTTTATTGGCATCATAAAAAGGTATAGGGAAAGTCGCTATATTTTGACCTCCAACTTGAACATCTCCAACGCCAGTTTTATTCATATTAGTCACATAGCTATACCATGTTATAGCTTGTGAATTCAATACTGCCAACAGATAATCCAAATGATCGCCTGTCATAATATAACAGGCATTGTTCATTACATAATTGTTGGCATCATATGCAAAAGCCATTTGGTTTCCGATTATTTTCCATACAATTTTTGGCTTAGAAAAATCCTCCCAATACTTGGCCCCCCAACGTTGCATAGCATACCACTCATATCGAATTCCTGTCTCTGCTTTGTTTCGTTTAGAAAGTGGTTCTTTATATTCCAACATATGGTTATATACAGCAGGATATTGTTCTTTAAACGCTTTTTCTGCCTTTTCAGAAGCACCAGTTATAGATTCATCAAATTGGTATGGGAAATGCCAAGGGATATATATTAGCCATTGCCCTGCCCAGTCATATCCATACCTCTTTATATCTCTGCCACGAAGAATCGGTCGTATAAGTTCAGCCGTCCGAACACGCTCGCCTTCTGTCTGGCAATTCGCCAATATCTCATCACGCTTTTCGGTAGATATGATAAACGCATCGTTATACCCGGTAAGGACTCCACGATAAATGTTTATATCCCAATCTTTGAGTGGTGTACCAATAGATTCAATCTTACGCCTGATACTTTGTTCAATGGGAGACAATATCACTCACGGGATAGAATCTGCAAAGTTACACTTCACGCCTTGTTGCTGCACGAAATCGCTCCTTATGCTTCTACCATAAAAGTCTTAATAAATCGAGCGAGCGTATTTCTATCCACTTTACAAATTTTAGCGATTTTGCGTTGTGAAACTTCAGCTTTCAATAGTTCTTGTATGAGAATCCTCTTATCGTGGAGTTTGTACTTCTCTGGAGCACTTTTTTCCCTTTAGGACGTCCTAATATTACCCCTTCTATTTTCTTTCGTGCTAAGGCTTCTTTTGTTCGTTGGCTAATAAGGTTACGTTCAATCTCTGCTGACAGTCCAAAAGCAAAAGCCAACACTTTACTTTGAATGTCCTCTCCTAACTTATAGTTGTCTTTGATAGTCCAAACCCTACATTCCTTGCTCATGCAAATATTCAGAATTTCCATTATCATAAAGAGATTACGACCCAATCTGGACAATTCAGCGCAGATAATCAAATCATCTTTCTGTACCTTATTGAGCAATTTTCCGAGTTCACGTTTGTTATAGGCTTTTGTTCCACTAATGGTTTCCTCTATCCAACCATCAATTTTTATGTTTTGATTGTCGCAGAAATTCTTGATTTCAAAACGTTGGTTTTCTACTGTCTGCTTATCACTGCTTACTCTAATGTATCCGTATATCATATGTCTAATTATAAATGTTTATAGATATATAATATGGATAGTTTTTCTATAGAAACCTAAGAGAGCGTTGATTTTACATTTAATTCTTTGCCATTTCGTTTTTAATGAACTTTCAATTTCCATTAGTCGTAAAGACCGTGAAAAATGTTTAGCCCCCACACTCTTACATCAGAAACCGGATAGTTCAATGGGCTTTTGAGCCCCCGCATTCGTAATGATGGCTCACGATGTAGTGATGTTGTTTAATTAAAGTTTCAGACTATGACCTACGTTGGAATCGATGTCAGCAAGGCGACCTTTGTTGTCGCTTATTCGTCCGCCAAGACCGGCAGGACAAAAACATTCAAGAACCACGGTTAAGGGTGTCCATGAGTTCATCCAAACCATTTCAGTAGCAGAGCACCATTGAGTATTAGAAGCCACAGGCAATTACAGTGCGTTGCTCGTCTATCTGCTTTCCGAAGCAGGGATAACCGTCAGCCTTGAGAATCCGCTGAAGATAAAGAACTTCGCCCGTGCCATGCTCTCCGTCACCAAGACGGACGAGATAGATGCCCGTCTGATAGCCCTGTACGGGGAGAGGATGCAGCCGGATCCTTATAAGCTCCGCAGTGACTCAATCCTCGTACTGAAGCAGAAACGAACGGTACTACGCCAGCTAAAGAAGCAACTTGTGGCAACACGCAACCTTAAAGGCTCGATGGAGTTCTTTCTTCTTTTGACCCTGAATGCAAGAAAACCATCGAAAAGACGATTGCTTTCCTCGAGAAGCAAATCAAGGCAATGGAAGAGAATATCACTTCCTTGGCGTAAGGCGAGTACAGGAAACAGATGGACTTGCTCACCTCCATCAAAGGCATCGGTGTTACACTGGCAGCCGCGCTTATCGTGGCCACAGGCGGGTTCACCTATTTTGATAATGCCAAGCAACTGACCCGTTATCTGGGCCTGTCACCTATTTACCAACAGTTCGGTACGTCAGTCAATGTCAAAGGTCACATCAACCAGAACGGGGATTCAAACCTCAGAAGCCAGCTCTATGTGGCGGCTTTCTCGTCACTCAGGTGTAATGCCGAGTGCAAGGCTTGTTTCGACCGTTTGCGGTCTAACGGCAAGCCAGGCAAGGTGGCGGTCGTTGCTGTCGCCAACAAACTTATAAGGCAAGCCTTCGCTGTGGTCACGCAAGGAAAACCGTATGTCGATGGGTTCAAGTCCGAGAAACCGTAAATACTCATCTGCGGAGGGAACGCCATGCGGCAACCTTAGATTTGCAGCATCAAAATATTTATCTTTGAATTGATATTGAAAGGAAAGCAAAAGGAAAACCATCAGCGGCAATAGAAGTCAAGTCTAAGTCCCTATTCGGTCCTTTTGCTCCTTCCTTGAACTCAAACCCATATAAGAATTTCAGTAAACCTGTTTAAGATTATTAGGTCAAGTTCAGGTCCTTTCTTTTTTGTTTAATGTTCAAAAACAAAAGTATGAAAGTTTTTTATTTAGGAGTTGATGCGAGTAAGAAAAAATTGGATTTATGTTTAAGGAGTAACGGTAAGGACATCCTTTATGATGTTATTCCTAATGATCTATCCTCTATTAAATCTTGGTTAACAAGAACGTTTGAGAAATTTTTCCTCTCTGAGGACAGTTTGGTTGTCTGTGCGGAACATACAGGGCAATATACCTATCCTTTGGTCTGTGCAACAAAAAGTATAGGAGTCTACTTATGTTTGGAAGATGCAGCTAAAATAAAATATTGTCATGGAATACCTCGTGGCAAAAATGATAAAATAGATGCCTGCCGAATAGCAATGTATGCAGAAAGATATAATGATTGCCTACAACCGTATACCGCATCAGAGCTTATAATACAAAAACTCAAAAACTTATCAACAGAACGCAGTATGCTTGTTGCAGATAGGGCTAAATATCAATCCCAGCTAAAAGATCAGGTAGACTATATGGAACACTCAATATATATTGCTAAATGCAATAGAGTTGAAGGGATTATCAATACATTTACGGATTACATAGCACAAATAGACCTTGAAATAAAAGAACTTATAAATCAAGCACCTGTCATTGCTCATCAAATGGATTTACTCATGTCTGTGGATGGAGTTGGGGAACGTATTGCACTGAAGATGATCATGGAAACAGATGCTTTCACTTCTTTTACTGATCCCAGGAAGTTTTGCTGTCATGCAGGAGTTGTTCCGTTCGTCTATGTGTCAGGAAGTAGCCAACGTTCTAAAAATAGAGTATCTAATAGGGCTGACAAAAGCATCAAGCATTTGCTACATATGGCGGCACTATCTGTTTCACAAGTGAAAAATAGTCCATTGAAGAAATATTATGACAGAAAGGTCGAAGAGGGAAAAAATAAGATGTCGGTTCTGAATGCAGTTAGAGCGAAATTAGTTACGATTATGTTCGCTGTAATTAGGACGGATGCTTTTTTTTCGAGAAATTATCAAAATTCGCTTGCGTAATCCATAAGAATAGGGGCTGAGCAGTCAGCCCCGACGAGCTTTCCATGCACGACAACTGCATAAATATACTAATTATCGTTAACCATATTCAGTTTTCTTATTATAGTCCATTTTTCTTTCCATTTTAAATAGCTTCCTGTCAGAAACTCAAATTATTGAAATACAGTTCAAAATACTTTCCAAAGGCACTTCCGGCTGGGTGTCGTGGTTTCCGACTCCCCCTCCGGAGCTGTTTGAAGAAGGAGTTCAATATATTTTTTACCGTTTCTCCGTTATCGCCTTTTTACTTTCCGACCGGTGATGAAAAGTCCTTGTGGGCGCCACCTCTTTCCGGTCCCCGGAAATGCGGTTCAAATATGAACCTTTAGCAGCAACGTATATCCGGCATCTTCTTCCCGTCGATATGATACGGATTTGGGGGTTCCTTTCAATGCTGTCCATAACCATAACTTCTGATTTATACATTAATTCCATGTGATAACCGGGTGTTTGGTCAGGCGGACGTTCCCGGTGGCGGATTGTCGTCCTACGCCGCAAAGAAAAAAAGAGTAAATGTATGAGGGAATACCTTGTCAGTTATAGTCATATATAGACATAAATAGTCAATGCCGGCAAAAGATATGACAAATGGCAGTCCGGCGAGAGCCCGGGATTCTTCCCGATATTGCCGGGATTGTGTGTAAAAGTACGACAATCCGTTGATAGCAGTATGAAAAGAGAAAAAAATGATTGAGGAAGGAGGTCGTGAAACCAGCCTCCGGAAAACAGGATACGGCGGAGATCAGATACCGTGAAAAAAGAAAAAAATCCCCACCGGAGATGAATGAACCGGCAGGGAACGTAACAATAAAGGAACGGGCCTCTCAGCCCTTGATGTAACCGTACTTTTTCAGGTCGTCCATGAAATGCTCCGGCGTGTCGGTCCTCACCGTCACCCCGTGCAGTTCCCTGTACCGCCCGGAGAAATTCACCATGTACTCCTCGTCGGTGCACTCGCTGTCAAACCAGCTGCCCTCACGCAGGAGGCGTACAAACTCGGAAGGGCCGGAAGCGGCAATCCTGCCGCCGTCCGCCAAAATATACATATGCTTGTTCATGCCGATAATTTTTTAGTCCTCAATTTATAATATAGTTTCTGCTCACTGTCCAGGAAGGGGATGTCACTGAGCGTGGTGGCCGCAGGCACATGTTCCCTTGTGGCAAAGGTAACCAATTTGTGGAGAAACAGCACCCAGTTACGCATTTTTGTGAAGTTGGTCGTTCCCGAATGCTGGCGGAACTCGACCGTCTTGTGCCGTGAGTAGGCCTCGAGGTTCACCTTATGGTAACGGTCGCCGATCCTTCCTTTCAACTCGTCCACAGTCCGGGCGGAACGTATCATCTCATCAGAGACGTGCCCCAGTCCGCGGCAATAGCGGTTGTCCCTACGGGAGGCCGGCATGAACCGGTCGATGACCGGTTCCAGATGCTTGTAGCTCAAAGCCAGGTTACGCCAGGTCTCCATGTTGAAACCGGTGGCATCGATATGCACGTGAAGACCGCAGCTCTCGTTCACTTTCACGTCACACAAGTCAAGCACCCAGCAGACCTTCTCCAGTTCCCGCAGTCCGGTTTCACCGACCAGGATCGGACTGACCAGCTCGAAGGTGTCGTTGCCGCTCAGGCTGCTGTCCGTCACGAGCTTCCAATGCGGACGGGTGGTATGGTTATAACCTTCCACCGTAACCTCGATGCCGGCTTCCTTGAGCTCGCGTGCAAGCCGTTCACGGGAACAGTTGTAGGCCTCGATCTCGATACCGAACTTGCGGTTGAAAGCATAGTCCAACGCAGCTGTCGACGGATGGATATTCGGACCGTCCCCACACTCATTCATCCGGCGCAGGGCATTCACCACAAAACCGTAATTGCCGTTGGTTACCATTCTTGCGATTTCCGCGCGGGGAACACCTAAAAGATACAGCTGCCGGATCTTGCTTGTCTTTGTTGTCTCTTGTGCTAAAATGCTTCTAATTTGCTCGTTCATAACTTGTTACCTCCTTTATTATTACACTACTAAGGTAATGCTTTCATAGGAGAAATCGTAATTATAAGAGCTTTATTATCATGCTATTAGCTTACTTTATCTTAGGCTAAAAGTCCTTATTTAAGGTGTCTATACCCTGACATCCGCTACCGGTCGGTATCGGGTTCCTCCAGGCCGATGGTACGGCATATCTCCTCCACCAGTTCAGGAAGGCCGGAGCCTTTCTCCTGATGGGGATCGGGTGGAAACAGCGTGGAACGGAAGACACCCTTGCAGACAGGGTCCGCCTCCCTGTTGTAGCGGAGGGTGTTCGGAATGTGTGAGGACAGCAGCCGCAGCCCCATCTTGTCGATGACCCGGTTCCAGACGTCATACAAATCCTTCCGCCCCCGCCTGTCCACCATGTTCCAGAACAGCCAGGTCCCTTTCAGGTTGCAGTTCTTCCTGGAGACCAACTCCTCTTCCAGAGCCTTGGTAAACTGCAGGGAACTCTGCATGACGATGTTGTCCGCCTTGATCGGGATGAAAATGTAGTCCATCGCAGCAACAGTATAGACCACCCCCTCGCTGCGGAGCGTTCCGGGAAGGTCGAAAAGCACGATATCGAAAGTTTCCCCCTTTTCGTCCATATAACGACGCAGGTCCTCCACCGCCTTTTCCGGATCGCTTTTGATGACCGGATAGGCAAGCTTCCGGATTCTCTCGTGCTGCCGGTAAAGGCTCACCTTCAGGTCGTCATTTTTCATGACACTCTCCATGTCCCTCTCACGCATCAGGGCGATGCTGTGCTGCGGGTAGTCACAGTCCACAACCGCCACACGCAGGCCTTTGCGGTAATGCAGCACACTGGCCAGCAGTACCGTAAAGACGGATTTTCCCACGCCACCCTTCTGGCTGGCGACGGCAACC
This Alistipes shahii WAL 8301 DNA region includes the following protein-coding sequences:
- a CDS encoding helix-turn-helix domain-containing protein, with amino-acid sequence MEGIIDKENERVRRFFALLDDMEKKVERLARDNRPPFNGERFLTDRELSGMLKISRRCLQDYRDQGRIPYIQLGGKILYRQSDIERLLEENYHPALV
- a CDS encoding helix-turn-helix domain-containing protein, producing MDGQDVCLRLDISPRTLQTLRDTGRLAFTRLQRKFYYKPGDVEKLMAYVGIRRKEKEVRERRKNGNL
- a CDS encoding Eco57I restriction-modification methylase domain-containing protein — encoded protein: MGLLKPNQVLNKAYRQVAIETTDFDLFKNALRTLRDNIVDGQREHTQKEHLRNFLSETFYKPYYMAPEEDIDLAIRLDKTIKSNIGLLIEVKSTTNKGEMISNDNLNRKALQELLLYYLKERVNKKNNDIKYLIATNIHEFFIFDAHEFERKFYQNKQLRREFQDFVDGRKTSNKTDFFYTEIATTYIEEVKDSLEYTYFNLQDYQHLLDRTDGSASRKLIELYKIFSDTHLLKLSFQNDSNSLNRGFYTELLHIIGIEERKENNKTVIVRKAVERRDEASLLENTINQLDAEDCLRHINGSLYGNDYEERLFNVAMELCITWMNRILFLKLLEAQMLKYHNGDAIYKFLSITKIHDYDDLNTLFFQVLARDMGSRTHSIMRDFAYVPYLNSSLFEVTDLESKTIKINSLSQRTVLPVLASSVLRNKKRNLQVNALPTLQYLFAFLDAYNFASEGSEEVQEEAKTLINASVLGLIFEKINGHKDGSVFTPGFITMFMCREAITKTVLQKFNGYYGWNCTTRIELYNHIDNIVEANELINSLRLCDPAVGSGHFLVSALNELILLKYELGILVDATGKRIRKADYQLAIENDELIVTDTEGNLFAYNPLNAESRRMQETLFKEKRQIIENCLFGVDINPNSVKICRLRLWIELLKNAYYTAESNYTYLETLPNIDINIKCGNSLLHRFALTDSIQTVLRESSISISQYKEAVAKYKNAQSKSEKQDLETFITEIKSKLKTEINRRDARLVRLNKRRSELANLQAPQLFEPTKKEKKASDKRIADLKKEIATLENIFEEIRSNKIYLGAFEWRIEFPEVLDAEGNFLGFDCIIGNPPYIQLQSMGKSADVLECMGYITYARTGDIYCLFYELGMNLLTPNGFLCYITSNKWMRAGYGEALRGYFASKTNPIMLVDFAGIKIFDAITVEANILLSQKAANIFNTQACLVQDSNGLNNLSDFVQQQGVKCNFADSIPWVILSPIEQSIKQKIESVGIPLKDWNIQINYGIKTGFNDAFIISTEKRDEILANCQTEDERVRTAELIRPILRGRDIKRYEYEWADLWIIATFPSRHYDIESYPAVKNYLLSIGIERLEQTGETHIVNGKKIKARKKTSNEWFETQDSISYWEDFSKPKIIWGEISDKSKFAFDFLGEYIPEATSFYMKGECIEYLLSALNSSVSEWLFSKVGTTTGVGTIRWKKYTIEQLIVAKLSTEQLNTHLAAFNDLKVGKMSITDFECFSNKLMYDVYKLTSDEIQYIENQQIV
- a CDS encoding IS110 family transposase, which produces MKVFYLGVDASKKKLDLCLRSNGKDILYDVIPNDLSSIKSWLTRTFEKFFLSEDSLVVCAEHTGQYTYPLVCATKSIGVYLCLEDAAKIKYCHGIPRGKNDKIDACRIAMYAERYNDCLQPYTASELIIQKLKNLSTERSMLVADRAKYQSQLKDQVDYMEHSIYIAKCNRVEGIINTFTDYIAQIDLEIKELINQAPVIAHQMDLLMSVDGVGERIALKMIMETDAFTSFTDPRKFCCHAGVVPFVYVSGSSQRSKNRVSNRADKSIKHLLHMAALSVSQVKNSPLKKYYDRKVEEGKNKMSVLNAVRAKLVTIMFAVIRTDAFFSRNYQNSLA
- a CDS encoding amidoligase family protein; protein product: MNEQIRSILAQETTKTSKIRQLYLLGVPRAEIARMVTNGNYGFVVNALRRMNECGDGPNIHPSTAALDYAFNRKFGIEIEAYNCSRERLARELKEAGIEVTVEGYNHTTRPHWKLVTDSSLSGNDTFELVSPILVGETGLRELEKVCWVLDLCDVKVNESCGLHVHIDATGFNMETWRNLALSYKHLEPVIDRFMPASRRDNRYCRGLGHVSDEMIRSARTVDELKGRIGDRYHKVNLEAYSRHKTVEFRQHSGTTNFTKMRNWVLFLHKLVTFATREHVPAATTLSDIPFLDSEQKLYYKLRTKKLSA
- a CDS encoding ParA family protein, whose translation is MMKKEKELLVAVASQKGGVGKSVFTVLLASVLHYRKGLRVAVVDCDYPQHSIALMRERDMESVMKNDDLKVSLYRQHERIRKLAYPVIKSDPEKAVEDLRRYMDEKGETFDIVLFDLPGTLRSEGVVYTVAAMDYIFIPIKADNIVMQSSLQFTKALEEELVSRKNCNLKGTWLFWNMVDRRGRKDLYDVWNRVIDKMGLRLLSSHIPNTLRYNREADPVCKGVFRSTLFPPDPHQEKGSGLPELVEEICRTIGLEEPDTDR